The Syntrophotalea acetylenivorans genome contains the following window.
AGTGCCAGAACAGCGACCAGGGCGATGAGTTTTAAGGTTCGGGTAAGATGGATGAGCACAGTAAACCTCCTCGGTTCATTCAATGGTCAAGATACGCTTGTGAGCGAAATAGTCAGTGACGTCCGCAGTTGCCACAGCCGCTGCAGGATTCCAGCTCCCGGCGACAACGAGGGCATTGCCTCCAGCTGCGATCTTGCAGTGGGCAACCGCAACCGGGGCAGGTTGCGGCATGATGGCTGGATTTTTGAACTTTGTCTATCGGTTTCATGGCAGTCCCTAAAGAACGATCTGTGCCAGCAGGCCGCCAACACTAAAGGCGAGCACCCAAGCTCCCAGCCACACGGTTGTTGCTTCCTTAAACCCTCGTTCTTTAAACAGGATCATCAGGCTGGCGATGCAGGGTACGAAAAGGGTGATGACCACCAGGGAGACAACAACCTGCCAGGGTGAAAGAGTTAGGTCAGTCAGGCCGGCAGCGCCAAAATCACGGCGGACCATGCCCATGACGAACGCCGTGGCCGCTTCTTTCGGAAGGTGCAGCCAGCCTTCTGTCAGGGGGGCCACCAAGTTCTGCCATGCTTTGAGACCGCCGCTTACCTGAAGCAGGGACACGCCCAGCGAACCGGCAAAGAACCAGATGTAAGCTTCCTTCATGAAGAAAAAGGAGCGAATTGCAGTTTTGCGCAGTACGTTTGTCGGGCGGGGCAAGCGCATAGGCGGCAAGTCGATGAGCAGAGCACTGCTTTGGCCTGGGATAACTTTGTTGAGCACCGTTCCGAGCACCGCCAGGCAAGTGAAGATTACCGCGACATAAGTCATGCTGAGCATGAAGCCAACGGCGGCCAACATACCGGCGATAACACCGATCTGAGCGCTGCAGGGCACGACAAAGTTAAGGATTGCCGTGGCGATGGTGCGTTCCCGTTTGCAGCCGAGGATGCGGGTGGTAATGGTGCCGAGCTGGACGCAACCGAAGCCGAGGATGACCGGAATGATGGCGCGACCGTTCAAGCCGATGGAGGTCATCAGTCGGTCGACAAAGGTTGCCAGACGCGGTAGATACCCCGAGTCTTCAAGGAGAGAAAGGGCGACGTAGAAGCCGACAACCAGGGGCAGCAGTAGTCCAAGCAAGTAAGTAATTGTCATGGTCAGCAGACCGAATTCACCAATGAGGATCTGTCCGAAAACCGAGCTTTCAGGCACCAGGGGGTTGACCAGGCCACGAATCCATGGCTCCCAATGGCCCTGCATAATCGCTTCTTCGGTGAGGCCGACGATGTCACCGGCCACCCAGACGCCGATTAATTGGTAGCAGCCCCACAATACCGCGCTCAGGATCAGCAGGCCGCTGGTCGGATGCAGGCAGAGCCGTCCCAGCAGGTCGCGAAAGCGGGCTGTTTTTTCCGGACGGTTTACCGTTGCGCCAACGATATCGTTGGCTCGCTGGCGGCGCAACAGGTAGACCCTTTCCCGATCGTTCTCCGGGGTGACGCCGTGCCGCTCAGCTACTACCTCGTCCCCTTCGAGCACCATCAGTGCTTCGGGGCGCGTATCGATGCGGTCGAGCAGATTAGTGACCGCCTGGTCTATTTCGGGGTGGGAAAGACCAGGTCGAGCCAGCGCCAGTGCGGCGAAGACTTCCTTCAGGCCGTGATTTTTAACCGCCGAGGTCGAGACCACCGGTACGCCAAGTCGTTCTTCCAGGCCCTTGGTGTCGATGCGGATGTCGAGGTTTTCGGCTTCGTCGCAGAAGTTCAGGGCTACCACCATAGGGATCCCCATGTCGGCCAGCTGCAGGGTAAGAAAGAGGTCGCGCTCCAAGTGGGTGGCATCGATTACGTTGACCACCAGGTCGGCCGTCAGAATAACATCGCGGGCGACTCGCTCTTCGTCGTTAAAGGAGGAAACACCGTAGACGCCGGGGGTGTCCAGCAACACGTCTTCCCCGATCTTTCCGCGGCTGATCTCTACCGTAGTGCCGGGAAAGTTCGACACGTCGGCATACACGCCGCTCCAGGCGCTAAAGAAAATTGACTTGCCGACGTTAGGGTTGCCGACCAGAACGATGTTGCGTTGGCCTGCTTCAGTGCAGGCGGCATTACTGCAGCAAGATGGGGACATTTTACTATTTCTCCGGGTTGACGGTAATGAGTTTGGCTCTTGCGGGAAGGATCAATATGCGGTTTTGATGGTTACCTGGCGGGCAATCTCGCGGCCCAAAGCGATTTCCTGGCCGCCATATTTGAGGACCACGGGGCCGAAGGGCAGTTTGCAATGGCAACTAACCTGAGAGCCATTGATGATCCCAAAGCGCAATAATTGTATCCGCAGATTTTCGTCGGGGACGTTGGTGATCGTGGCGCTCTGGCCTCTTTTTAACTCATTCAAAGACATGGAATCCTCCTGGTTGATGAATGTGAAACTGAAATCGAATATCAAGATAGAGGGGTTGGGTGTGTTGGTCAAGAAAAAAAATGAAAAAGAGATTCAAAATCTGTTGAAGGCGGGTTGACGTGTGGGAAGGGGGCTGCACACAGGATGCTTAGTTTAGGTCTTCATAGCACGTGTCTCACTGTAAATGAGAGTCAAATAAGTTGGTCCAGCCGAGCCGGTGATAGTTTTGCGAGGCTAACGATTGACAATAGAAAACCTATCATGCATACTGGTCGGTATGAGACCTAATAAAAACTCAGAACATACTCGGCAAACGCTCCTGGATGCAGCCGCTCATGAGATACATCGCCATGGCTTTCAGGCCGCCAGCCTGAGCCGCATTCTGGCAACCACCGGGTTGACCAAGGGGGCGCTGTATCACCACTTCCCTAACAAGAAGGCCCTGGGCTACGCGGTGCTGGAAGAAGTTATTCTTGCTCGCGGCCGGGAGACCTGGATCGCTCCCCTGGAACAGTGCGCCGATCCTGTTGACTGCCTGCAAGAGATGATTGCTGCTAGGTTTAAGAACATGACCGAACAGGACCTTTTACTCGGTTGTCCTCTGAACAACTTGGCCTTGGAAATGTCCCCCATTGACGAAGGTTTCCGGCGACGGGTGCAGGATATATACGACCGGTGGACACGGGCCCTGGCGGCGATCCTTGCTCGCGGACAGGGCAGTGGCAGCGTCAACCGTGTGATTGATTCCTTCAAAGTAGCGACCTTTATCGTCGCTTCTATCGCCGGGATTCGCAGTTTGGCTAAGACCGCCCAGAACGCCACGGTCCTGGAGGCCAGTGCTGACGCGTTGATCGATTATTTGGAAACCTTACGCCGCTAGCGAGTTTTTTTACGCAAATAGATACCGACCGGTATGAACTCTCTTGGGTCTTTTACCACCGGTTTTGACAAACACAGAGATAAAGAGTCGACCTTCGAAGTCTGTTAAAACTCAGCCGTAAGGGATTCAGAAAGTGGGCCCCGAGCAAAAGGAGGCGAGTCATGGGACATCTGGTTGGAAAGGATATTTACCGCAAGCTTGGCAAGAAGGTTGACAATCTTACCCTGCGAGCTCCCTGGAACGATACTCTGTTCGCCATTTTGAAAGAAATCTATACCGAGGAAGAAGCGAATGTCGTTGTCCGGATGCCCTATGTGTTGTCGAATCTGGAGCGCATTGCAGATATTACCGGCTATGCGCCCGCTCGGTTGCGGACCATTCTTGACGACCTGTGCGACAAGGGTCTGATTCTGGACCTGTGGGTTAACGACGAATACAATTATATGCCTTCACCGCTGATGGTCGGTATCTTTGAATTCACCATGATGCGCACCGGCAATAACGTGAACAGCAAGGAATTGGGCAAACTATTTCACCAGTATATTGATGACAACAAGGCATTCTTTTCGGCGAACTTCAATGATGACATGAGAGTCTCCATAATGCGCACCCTGCCGCACGAAGAAGCGGTCAGGCAGGGGGAGTATATGGAAATTCTAGATTATGAAAAAGCCTCGGAACTTATTGAATCATCCTCTAAGTTCGCCGTTAGCCTTTGCAGTTGTCGTCACGAAAAACTGCATGCCGAAAAGAAAGAATGTGATGTGCCGCTAGAGTCCTGTACGACCTTTGGCTATGGGGCGGATTACATCATACGGCATAACCTGGGCAAGGAAATCTCCAAAAGTGAGATGCGAGATCTTTTCATCCGCTCAAAGGAAATGGGCCTGGTTCTTAATGCTGACAACGTACAGAACAATCTTGCCTTTGTCTGCCACTGCTGCAAATGCTGCTGTAATCCGCTACTGGGCATTCGTGTCTTCGGTTATCCCCACAGTTTGGTCACTTCCAATTTTATCGCTGAAATTGATTCCTCTGCCTGCGTCGGCTGCGGCAAATGCGCCAAGGCCTGCCCCATCGAGGCTGTCGAGATGGTTCCGGTCCCCAAAGGACAGGGCAAGGGTAAAAAACTTGCCAAGGTCGATAGTTCAATTTGTCTCGGCTGCGGGGTCTGTGCCCTACCGTGCAAATTTGAGGCGTGCCGGCTATGCAAGCGCGGTCAGCGCGTGATTCATCCGGAAACCACCTTTGAGCGGGTGATGCTGCAATGCCTGGAGCGGGGT
Protein-coding sequences here:
- the feoB gene encoding ferrous iron transport protein B, yielding MSPSCCSNAACTEAGQRNIVLVGNPNVGKSIFFSAWSGVYADVSNFPGTTVEISRGKIGEDVLLDTPGVYGVSSFNDEERVARDVILTADLVVNVIDATHLERDLFLTLQLADMGIPMVVALNFCDEAENLDIRIDTKGLEERLGVPVVSTSAVKNHGLKEVFAALALARPGLSHPEIDQAVTNLLDRIDTRPEALMVLEGDEVVAERHGVTPENDRERVYLLRRQRANDIVGATVNRPEKTARFRDLLGRLCLHPTSGLLILSAVLWGCYQLIGVWVAGDIVGLTEEAIMQGHWEPWIRGLVNPLVPESSVFGQILIGEFGLLTMTITYLLGLLLPLVVGFYVALSLLEDSGYLPRLATFVDRLMTSIGLNGRAIIPVILGFGCVQLGTITTRILGCKRERTIATAILNFVVPCSAQIGVIAGMLAAVGFMLSMTYVAVIFTCLAVLGTVLNKVIPGQSSALLIDLPPMRLPRPTNVLRKTAIRSFFFMKEAYIWFFAGSLGVSLLQVSGGLKAWQNLVAPLTEGWLHLPKEAATAFVMGMVRRDFGAAGLTDLTLSPWQVVVSLVVITLFVPCIASLMILFKERGFKEATTVWLGAWVLAFSVGGLLAQIVL
- a CDS encoding FeoA family protein, which encodes MSLNELKRGQSATITNVPDENLRIQLLRFGIINGSQVSCHCKLPFGPVVLKYGGQEIALGREIARQVTIKTAY
- a CDS encoding TetR/AcrR family transcriptional regulator is translated as MRPNKNSEHTRQTLLDAAAHEIHRHGFQAASLSRILATTGLTKGALYHHFPNKKALGYAVLEEVILARGRETWIAPLEQCADPVDCLQEMIAARFKNMTEQDLLLGCPLNNLALEMSPIDEGFRRRVQDIYDRWTRALAAILARGQGSGSVNRVIDSFKVATFIVASIAGIRSLAKTAQNATVLEASADALIDYLETLRR
- a CDS encoding 4Fe-4S dicluster domain-containing protein, with the protein product MGHLVGKDIYRKLGKKVDNLTLRAPWNDTLFAILKEIYTEEEANVVVRMPYVLSNLERIADITGYAPARLRTILDDLCDKGLILDLWVNDEYNYMPSPLMVGIFEFTMMRTGNNVNSKELGKLFHQYIDDNKAFFSANFNDDMRVSIMRTLPHEEAVRQGEYMEILDYEKASELIESSSKFAVSLCSCRHEKLHAEKKECDVPLESCTTFGYGADYIIRHNLGKEISKSEMRDLFIRSKEMGLVLNADNVQNNLAFVCHCCKCCCNPLLGIRVFGYPHSLVTSNFIAEIDSSACVGCGKCAKACPIEAVEMVPVPKGQGKGKKLAKVDSSICLGCGVCALPCKFEACRLCKRGQRVIHPETTFERVMLQCLERGTLQNQIFDNPQSLGHKFMRGFVGGFLNLSPVKRALMSDTMRSRFLAAMKKGVEKQGKGWLAEM